A stretch of Desulfotalea psychrophila LSv54 DNA encodes these proteins:
- a CDS encoding Na(+)/H(+) antiporter subunit D: protein MTNAFIHPALIMICGAIILPLIPAALKKAYLLLVPVLTFIDVLYINGSHGTYGVISFMGEWTLTFGRVDNLSTVFAFIMALMAIIGTLYSLHIKGVWQHVAAWFYVAGSLGAIYAADYLVLFLFWEMMAFASTFLIWFNKDKGALAAGFRYLLVHTFGGVILLLGFLLRYQATGDISFIHLSETGTQLYTWLILVGLMLNAAVVPFHSWLPDAYSKSTITGGVFLCAFTTKTAVYTLARAFAGFDILIGLGVIMAVYGIIYALKENDIRRLLGWEIVSQVGYMVVGVGIGTALAINGTVAHAVAHILYKGLLFMAAGAVIQATGTSKLTELGGLYKKMPATMLFLLVGGVSVSAFPLFSGFVSKSMIIAASYESHILWAGFLLTMVSVGTFLAAGLRLPWLIFFSPNKNSAGSPLQKKFTEAKDPSWNMYLAMSVAGILCFIIGTFPTYLYQMLPNSGVEFHPYTAYHLSETLQLLVFGGIAFYFLRKKLLPEDVILLDMDWFYRKGAQVFLWCAQNPFQWCDTIWGKAYRVVGLNLLMVTAKFWSWFDWNVIDRLIDGSACGVRSTGRRLSIWLQRGQIQQTICITVTLLAIFIVLSL, encoded by the coding sequence ATGACTAATGCCTTTATTCATCCAGCCCTGATTATGATCTGCGGAGCAATCATTCTACCACTGATTCCCGCTGCCCTAAAAAAGGCCTATCTCCTCTTGGTGCCAGTCCTTACCTTCATTGATGTTCTCTATATCAACGGTAGTCATGGCACATACGGGGTAATCTCCTTCATGGGAGAGTGGACCTTAACCTTTGGCAGGGTAGATAATCTCTCCACTGTTTTTGCCTTTATCATGGCCCTTATGGCCATCATCGGCACCCTCTACTCCCTGCATATTAAAGGTGTCTGGCAACATGTTGCCGCCTGGTTTTATGTGGCAGGATCCCTCGGGGCCATATACGCCGCCGACTATCTTGTCCTCTTTCTCTTTTGGGAGATGATGGCCTTTGCCTCCACCTTTCTTATCTGGTTCAACAAGGATAAGGGCGCCCTGGCAGCAGGCTTTCGTTATCTTCTGGTCCATACCTTTGGAGGAGTCATCCTCCTCCTCGGTTTTCTCCTCCGCTACCAAGCAACGGGAGATATCTCCTTTATCCACCTGAGCGAAACCGGCACCCAGCTCTATACCTGGCTGATTCTGGTAGGCCTGATGCTTAATGCCGCCGTGGTTCCATTTCACTCCTGGTTGCCAGATGCCTACTCTAAATCAACCATTACCGGCGGTGTCTTTCTCTGCGCCTTTACCACCAAAACTGCGGTCTATACCCTGGCTCGTGCCTTTGCTGGATTTGATATCCTGATCGGCCTCGGTGTGATCATGGCAGTCTATGGTATCATCTACGCCCTTAAAGAAAACGATATCCGCAGACTTCTTGGTTGGGAAATTGTCAGCCAGGTGGGATATATGGTCGTAGGCGTCGGCATCGGCACCGCTCTTGCCATCAACGGCACCGTAGCCCATGCCGTGGCCCATATCCTCTACAAAGGACTGCTCTTTATGGCCGCCGGTGCTGTCATTCAGGCAACAGGTACCTCAAAACTAACCGAACTCGGTGGACTCTATAAGAAGATGCCAGCCACCATGCTCTTTCTGCTGGTCGGAGGAGTTTCTGTTTCCGCCTTTCCTCTTTTTTCCGGCTTTGTCAGTAAATCGATGATCATCGCCGCCAGTTACGAGAGTCATATACTCTGGGCAGGATTTCTCCTGACCATGGTATCCGTTGGCACCTTTCTGGCTGCCGGCCTTCGACTCCCCTGGTTGATCTTCTTTAGCCCCAATAAGAACAGCGCAGGAAGCCCACTCCAGAAAAAATTTACAGAGGCCAAGGATCCATCTTGGAATATGTATCTAGCCATGAGCGTAGCAGGAATTCTCTGCTTTATCATTGGTACCTTTCCGACATACCTCTACCAGATGCTGCCCAACAGCGGGGTAGAATTTCATCCCTACACGGCCTACCATCTCAGCGAGACCCTGCAATTACTGGTTTTCGGAGGGATTGCCTTCTATTTTCTCCGCAAAAAGCTGTTACCGGAAGATGTTATTCTTCTTGATATGGACTGGTTTTATCGCAAGGGAGCACAGGTATTTCTCTGGTGCGCCCAAAACCCCTTTCAATGGTGTGACACCATCTGGGGTAAGGCATATCGGGTTGTAGGGCTCAACCTGCTCATGGTCACGGCAAAATTTTGGTCATGGTTTGACTGGAATGTAATTGACCGCTTAATCGATGGCAGTGCCTGCGGGGTACGGTCTACGGGACGTCGCCTGAGCATCTGGTTACAGCGTGGACAGATCCAACAAACCATCTGTATCACAGTTACCTTACTGGCAATTTTTATTGTCTTGTCTCTTTGA
- a CDS encoding complex I subunit 4 family protein — MDQLIVNTGFPILSALLFLPLLAAGMLFLIKSETGQKWFTLIATGLTALMALKLIWGFDRASSAYQFAELHSWIDAPKIQYALGVDGISILLVLMTAFIMPFCVLVSWTYIKDRIRTYMICLLLMETAMLGVFMALDFVLFYVLWEAMLIPMYLLIGIWGGPRRIYASVKFFLYTLTGSILLLVAIIWLYTANNYSFFIPDMAWQHYSMTAQTCLFVAFFLAFAIKVPMFPFHTWLPAAHVEAPTAGSVILASILLKMGAYGFLRFALPITPDATLQFLPYVLALSIAGIIYGGFTALAQNDMKKLIAYSSVGHMGFVTLGIFVLNQEGIEGAILQMINHGITTGALFLCIGMIYERTHSRELLSATGVGKVMPVFVTFLTFFGLSSFAFPGTNSFVGEFMILAGTFKIILVWP; from the coding sequence ATGGATCAGCTCATCGTCAATACAGGATTTCCAATACTCAGTGCCCTTTTGTTTCTGCCCCTGCTGGCAGCAGGAATGCTTTTTCTTATAAAAAGTGAAACAGGACAAAAATGGTTCACCCTGATCGCCACGGGCCTTACCGCCCTGATGGCTCTTAAGCTCATCTGGGGTTTTGACCGGGCAAGCTCTGCCTACCAATTTGCCGAGCTGCATAGTTGGATAGATGCACCCAAAATACAGTACGCACTCGGCGTCGATGGTATCTCCATCCTCCTGGTACTGATGACGGCCTTTATCATGCCATTCTGTGTGCTTGTCTCCTGGACATATATCAAGGATCGTATCCGTACCTATATGATCTGCCTGCTCCTGATGGAAACGGCTATGCTTGGAGTCTTTATGGCTCTGGACTTCGTTCTCTTCTATGTACTATGGGAGGCAATGCTTATACCGATGTATCTCCTCATTGGTATATGGGGCGGCCCACGCAGGATATATGCCTCCGTAAAGTTCTTTCTCTACACCTTGACGGGATCAATCCTCCTCTTAGTGGCAATTATCTGGCTCTATACGGCAAACAACTATAGTTTCTTTATCCCCGATATGGCCTGGCAACACTACTCAATGACAGCCCAAACCTGCCTGTTTGTTGCCTTCTTCCTGGCCTTTGCCATCAAGGTGCCCATGTTTCCCTTTCATACATGGTTACCGGCAGCCCACGTAGAGGCGCCAACAGCCGGCTCTGTTATTCTTGCCAGTATCCTCCTGAAGATGGGTGCCTACGGATTTTTACGATTTGCCCTACCTATCACCCCTGATGCCACCCTGCAGTTTCTGCCCTATGTTCTAGCCCTCTCCATTGCCGGCATTATCTACGGTGGCTTCACCGCTCTTGCTCAAAATGATATGAAAAAGCTGATAGCCTACTCCTCGGTCGGCCATATGGGCTTTGTCACCCTCGGTATCTTTGTCCTCAACCAAGAGGGTATTGAGGGCGCAATCCTCCAGATGATTAACCATGGAATAACCACCGGTGCCCTTTTCCTCTGTATAGGAATGATCTACGAACGGACCCATAGCAGAGAGTTACTCTCGGCCACCGGAGTGGGCAAGGTCATGCCTGTCTTTGTCACCTTCCTGACCTTCTTTGGACTCTCCTCCTTTGCCTTTCCGGGAACCAACAGCTTTGTTGGTGAATTTATGATTCTGGCCGGAACATTCAAGATAATATTGGTCTGGCCCTAG